Proteins encoded within one genomic window of Sphingomonas cannabina:
- the pdeM gene encoding ligase-associated DNA damage response endonuclease PdeM: protein MVPFLFAERELAALREGALFWPARRALLVADLHFEKASWYAGTGQMLPPYDSLATLAELAVLVERTRATEVWCLGDSFHDREGCERLPAAAQARLRALTAATRWTWITGNHDPVVADHCGGEVVEEAEVDGLILRHEADPAEARPELSGHFHPKLRLTLRGRQVSRRCFVATGTKLILPAFGALTGGLDAHHPEIVRVVGTGAEALVPLDDRLLRFRLAA from the coding sequence ATGGTTCCCTTTCTGTTCGCCGAGCGCGAGCTGGCCGCGCTGCGCGAGGGTGCGCTGTTCTGGCCGGCGCGGCGCGCGTTGCTGGTCGCCGACCTGCATTTCGAGAAGGCGAGCTGGTACGCGGGCACCGGGCAGATGCTGCCGCCCTATGATTCGCTGGCGACGCTCGCCGAGCTGGCGGTGCTGGTCGAGCGCACCCGGGCAACCGAAGTCTGGTGCCTCGGCGACAGCTTCCACGACCGCGAGGGCTGCGAACGCCTGCCCGCCGCCGCGCAGGCGAGGCTCCGCGCGCTGACCGCCGCCACGCGCTGGACCTGGATCACGGGCAATCACGATCCCGTAGTCGCCGATCATTGCGGCGGCGAGGTCGTCGAAGAGGCCGAGGTGGATGGGCTGATCCTGCGCCACGAGGCCGATCCGGCCGAGGCGCGGCCGGAGCTGTCGGGGCATTTCCATCCCAAGCTGCGCCTCACCCTGCGCGGGCGCCAGGTCTCGCGCCGTTGCTTCGTGGCGACCGGGACCAAGCTGATCCTGCCGGCGTTCGGCGCGCTCACCGGCGGCCTCGATGCGCATCATCCGGAGATCGTCCGGGTGGTGGGAACTGGTGCCGAGGCGCTGGTCCCGCTCGACGACCGGCTGCTGAGGTTCCGGCTGGCGGCTTAG
- a CDS encoding ligase-associated DNA damage response DEXH box helicase — MLAAGRAGRHALLVAPTGAGKTLAGFLPTLAELIENPTEELHTLYVSPLKALAIDVQRNLLTPIEEMGVPIRVETRTGDTPSDRKARQRVRPPQILLTTPESLSLLLSYPDAPRLFAHLKTVVIDEVHAFATGKRGDLLALSLARLQSFAPALRRVALSATVADPDGYRAWLAPWGDIDAVTLVQGEKGADPDIAILLPEGKVPWSGHSGRYAAPQVMAEIETHRTTIVFCNTRGLAELIFQDLWKVNRLGLPIGIHHGSLDREARRKVEQAMADGRLRALVATASLDLGVDWGDVDCVIQMGAPKGSSRLLQRIGRANHRLDEPSEAVVVPGNRFEYLEARAALDAVDAGELDADVFRPGALDVLAQHIMAVACAAPFDAAALLQEVRAALPYSALTDETYERILNFIADGGYALRAYDRFKRLTKGPDGLWRVSHPRFVAQHRLNAGIIVEATMIEVRFRNGRRLGRVEEAFGASLSPGDTFFFAGLSLEVERITGEELIVHATSRPARIPSYMGARLAISTRLAERVRTFLHDDREWERFPADVREWLEVQRYRSRLPAPGELLVETFPLEGRHHMVAYSFEGWNAHQSLGMLITRRMEAQGLKPIGFVANDYALACYGLERITDPASLFSPDILEHEFVDWVQGSALLKRAFREVAVIGGLVERQHPGKRKTGKQVTFSTDLIYDVLRKYEPTHLLLQAAWEDARARLTDVGRLASLLDRAAGTMVHVDLDRVSPLAVPVLVLIGRENVAQTGTVDDALLVEAEQLAARAMQLD, encoded by the coding sequence ATGCTCGCGGCAGGCCGGGCCGGGCGGCACGCGCTGCTGGTGGCGCCGACCGGGGCCGGCAAGACGCTCGCCGGCTTCCTTCCTACGCTGGCCGAGCTGATCGAGAACCCGACCGAGGAGCTCCACACCCTCTACGTCTCGCCGCTCAAGGCGCTGGCGATCGACGTGCAGCGCAACCTGCTGACGCCGATCGAGGAGATGGGCGTCCCCATCCGCGTCGAGACGCGCACCGGCGACACACCGTCCGATCGCAAGGCGCGGCAGCGCGTGCGACCGCCGCAGATTCTGCTGACCACGCCCGAGTCGCTGAGCCTGCTTCTGTCCTATCCCGATGCGCCGCGGCTGTTCGCGCATCTGAAGACGGTGGTGATCGACGAGGTCCACGCCTTCGCCACCGGCAAGCGCGGCGACCTGCTCGCCTTGAGCCTCGCGCGGCTGCAGAGCTTCGCGCCGGCGCTGCGCCGCGTCGCCCTCTCCGCGACCGTCGCTGATCCGGACGGCTATCGCGCCTGGCTCGCGCCCTGGGGCGACATCGATGCGGTGACGCTCGTCCAGGGCGAGAAGGGCGCCGATCCCGACATCGCCATCCTGCTGCCCGAGGGGAAGGTGCCCTGGTCGGGCCATTCCGGCCGCTATGCCGCGCCGCAGGTGATGGCGGAGATCGAGACGCACCGGACCACCATCGTCTTCTGCAACACCCGCGGCCTCGCCGAGCTGATCTTCCAGGATCTGTGGAAGGTGAACCGGCTGGGCCTGCCGATCGGCATCCATCACGGCAGCCTCGACCGCGAGGCGCGGCGTAAGGTCGAGCAGGCGATGGCCGACGGGCGGCTGCGCGCGCTGGTGGCGACCGCCAGCCTCGACCTCGGCGTCGACTGGGGCGACGTCGACTGCGTGATCCAGATGGGCGCGCCCAAGGGCTCGTCGCGCCTGCTCCAGCGCATCGGCCGCGCCAACCACCGGCTCGACGAGCCGTCGGAGGCGGTAGTCGTCCCCGGCAACCGCTTCGAATATCTGGAGGCGCGGGCAGCGCTCGATGCGGTCGATGCGGGGGAGCTCGACGCCGATGTGTTCCGGCCCGGCGCGCTCGACGTGCTCGCGCAGCACATCATGGCGGTGGCCTGCGCCGCGCCGTTCGATGCTGCGGCATTGCTGCAGGAGGTCCGCGCGGCATTGCCCTATTCGGCGCTGACCGACGAGACCTATGAGCGCATCCTGAATTTCATCGCCGACGGCGGCTACGCGCTGCGCGCCTATGACCGCTTCAAGCGGCTGACCAAGGGACCGGACGGGCTGTGGCGCGTCTCCCATCCCCGCTTCGTCGCGCAGCATCGGCTCAACGCCGGCATCATCGTCGAGGCGACGATGATCGAGGTCCGCTTCCGCAACGGCCGTCGTCTCGGCCGTGTCGAGGAGGCGTTCGGCGCATCGCTCTCGCCCGGCGACACCTTCTTCTTCGCCGGCCTCAGCCTGGAGGTGGAACGCATCACCGGCGAGGAGCTGATCGTCCATGCGACGTCGCGGCCGGCCCGCATCCCGAGCTACATGGGCGCGCGGCTGGCCATCTCGACGCGGCTGGCCGAGCGTGTCCGGACCTTCCTCCACGATGATCGCGAATGGGAGCGTTTCCCGGCCGACGTGCGCGAGTGGCTGGAGGTGCAACGCTATCGCTCGCGCCTGCCCGCGCCCGGCGAGCTGCTGGTCGAGACCTTCCCGCTCGAAGGGCGGCACCATATGGTCGCCTACAGCTTCGAGGGTTGGAACGCGCACCAGTCGCTCGGGATGCTGATCACGCGCCGGATGGAGGCGCAGGGGCTGAAGCCGATCGGCTTCGTCGCCAACGACTATGCGCTCGCCTGCTATGGCCTGGAGAGGATCACCGATCCTGCATCGCTGTTCTCGCCCGATATCCTCGAGCACGAGTTCGTCGACTGGGTCCAGGGCTCGGCGCTGCTCAAGCGCGCGTTCCGCGAGGTGGCGGTGATCGGCGGTCTCGTCGAGCGCCAGCATCCCGGCAAGCGCAAGACCGGCAAGCAGGTCACCTTCTCGACCGACCTCATCTACGACGTGCTGCGCAAGTACGAGCCGACGCACCTGCTGCTGCAGGCGGCGTGGGAGGATGCGCGGGCGCGCCTCACCGACGTCGGCCGCCTCGCCAGCCTGCTCGATCGGGCCGCGGGGACGATGGTGCACGTCGACCTCGACCGCGTGAGCCCGCTCGCGGTGCCCGTGCTGGTGCTGATCGGCCGCGAGAATGTCGCGCAGACCGGCACCGTCGACGACGCGCTGCTGGTCGAGGCCGAACAGCTTGCTGCACGGGCGATGCAGCTCGATTGA
- a CDS encoding aspartyl protease family protein, with product MLPNPHPRWIAAILAASIFTASGSAQEPTAPSTSAPQTTELTFALERGRMTVPVVVAGQGPFDFLIDTGAERSVVSHELAGRLNLRPGDAMRVFDFVGPSDVATVHIPALAVSNLGGQAIEAPALAMANLGALGMLGIDALQGHRLAIDFARRRMEVRPSTRRVRGELIVSTQQRVGQLIITAASFQGQPIAVVIDTGSWVSIGNSAMLALAKQPPRRLGPISVTSVTGRSFDAELMVVSDLKIGDVRFDNVGLSFADVAPFERFGLRDKPALILGMSSLRLFRRIEMDFANREIGFSLPVPPIDFHNVCRSISSCRSYR from the coding sequence ATGCTGCCGAACCCGCATCCGCGCTGGATCGCCGCCATCCTTGCCGCGTCGATCTTCACGGCGTCCGGATCGGCGCAGGAGCCGACAGCGCCGTCCACCAGCGCACCGCAGACTACGGAGCTGACATTCGCGCTCGAACGCGGGCGGATGACGGTGCCCGTGGTCGTCGCGGGCCAGGGCCCGTTCGACTTTCTCATCGACACGGGCGCAGAGCGATCGGTGGTTTCGCATGAGCTCGCCGGCCGGCTCAACCTGAGGCCGGGAGATGCGATGCGCGTCTTCGACTTCGTCGGCCCGAGCGATGTCGCGACGGTCCATATTCCCGCGCTGGCGGTGAGCAACCTTGGCGGTCAGGCGATCGAAGCTCCGGCGCTCGCGATGGCGAATCTGGGCGCGCTCGGCATGCTGGGGATCGACGCGCTGCAGGGCCACAGGCTCGCGATCGATTTCGCGAGGCGGCGAATGGAGGTCAGGCCGTCGACACGGCGGGTCAGGGGTGAGCTGATAGTTTCGACCCAGCAGCGAGTCGGCCAGCTGATCATCACCGCGGCCTCGTTCCAGGGCCAGCCGATCGCGGTCGTCATCGACACCGGCTCCTGGGTGAGCATCGGCAATAGCGCGATGCTGGCGCTGGCCAAGCAGCCACCGCGGCGCCTGGGGCCGATCTCGGTCACGTCGGTGACCGGGCGCTCGTTCGACGCGGAGCTGATGGTGGTGAGCGATCTCAAGATCGGGGACGTGCGCTTCGACAATGTCGGCCTGTCCTTCGCCGACGTCGCGCCGTTCGAACGCTTCGGGTTGCGCGACAAGCCCGCGCTGATCCTGGGCATGAGTTCGTTGCGTCTCTTCCGCCGGATCGAGATGGACTTCGCGAATCGGGAAATCGGCTTCAGCCTACCGGTCCCGCCGATCGACTTCCACAATGTCTGCCGCTCGATTTCCAGCTGCAGAAGCTATCGCTGA
- a CDS encoding retroviral-like aspartic protease family protein — MSGVHFALWPLALLLAGTPADVQQAPQQNPPETQLSPAEELAAAIVALGENQNRMTVPVQIAGAGPYRFIIDTGSERTVIARELARNLGLPAGRTVNVVAMSGTSRVGTVVIPSINVSTVPDIGAIHAPALKAVDLGALGLLGIDTLRDHRIDIDFEAGQMSVAPSVKRKKTPPKQPDEIVVRAKSLFGQLIVTEASYEGRRIRVILDTGSPVSVGNGAMLRLVRRHTRGIEPTTLISATGGLVPAEFAYVENVRVGGITFSNMPVAFADVAPFKRFELDDRPALFLGMSTLKSFRRVQIDFANREVRFLMPRDVDTRPRTAFTAL; from the coding sequence ATGTCAGGGGTGCATTTCGCCTTGTGGCCCTTGGCCCTGCTGCTTGCGGGGACGCCTGCCGACGTGCAGCAAGCCCCGCAGCAAAATCCTCCCGAGACCCAGCTGTCGCCGGCCGAGGAGCTCGCCGCCGCGATCGTAGCGCTCGGCGAGAATCAGAACCGCATGACCGTGCCGGTCCAGATCGCCGGCGCCGGACCCTATCGGTTCATCATCGACACCGGCTCCGAACGCACCGTGATCGCGCGCGAGCTGGCGCGCAACCTCGGGCTGCCGGCGGGGCGCACCGTCAATGTGGTGGCGATGAGCGGCACCAGCCGCGTCGGCACCGTCGTCATCCCCTCGATCAACGTCAGCACCGTGCCGGACATCGGCGCGATCCACGCGCCGGCCTTGAAGGCAGTCGATCTCGGCGCGCTCGGGCTGCTCGGCATCGACACGCTGCGCGATCATCGCATCGACATCGATTTCGAGGCCGGCCAGATGAGCGTAGCGCCGTCGGTCAAGCGCAAGAAGACACCGCCGAAGCAGCCGGACGAGATCGTCGTCCGCGCCAAGAGCCTGTTCGGCCAGCTGATCGTGACCGAGGCCTCCTATGAAGGCCGCCGCATCCGCGTGATCCTCGACACCGGATCGCCGGTCAGCGTCGGCAACGGCGCGATGCTGCGCCTGGTGCGCCGGCACACGCGCGGCATCGAGCCGACGACGCTGATCAGCGCCACCGGCGGGCTGGTCCCGGCCGAGTTCGCCTATGTCGAAAATGTGCGGGTGGGCGGGATCACCTTCTCCAATATGCCGGTCGCTTTTGCCGACGTGGCGCCGTTCAAGCGGTTCGAGCTCGACGACCGTCCGGCGCTGTTCCTGGGGATGAGCACCCTCAAATCCTTCCGCCGGGTGCAGATCGACTTCGCCAACCGCGAGGTGCGCTTCCTGATGCCGCGCGACGTTGATACCCGTCCGCGCACGGCCTTCACGGCGCTTTAG
- a CDS encoding M20/M25/M40 family metallo-hydrolase, giving the protein MRALATAILASLALATLPAAAQSRPDQQAFFGLYKELVETNTTLSAGSCTQAAGQIAARLKAAGYADRDVTLFSVPEHPKEGGLVAVLPGSDARAKPMLLLGHIDVVEANRADWERDPFKLVEENGYYYGRGTVDDKAMSAIWADTLIRFKQDGFRPKRTIKLALTCGEETTFAWNGAEWLAKNKPDLIAAEFAFNEGGGGRISAEGKRQLLAIQVGEKAAQNYTFTATNPGGHSSQPVPDNAIYELADAVLRVRNYEFPIRFNDTTRAFFTKSLPTLPAPVADAVKRLLANPEDKEADAIVSRDKAMHSTLRTTCVATLLNAGHAENALPQRATANVNCRIIPGETVDGTLAKLQELAGSEVKVTANQPVRPLAVQPPLDPKIVGPIEKLAAKHFPGVPLLPLMSTGATDGVFIEAIGIPVYGVPGIFVEPNGSGTHGLNERIGVKELYDGRDYLYELAKLFANSPS; this is encoded by the coding sequence ATGCGGGCATTGGCAACGGCGATACTGGCTTCACTCGCGCTGGCGACGCTACCCGCCGCCGCCCAGTCGCGGCCGGACCAGCAGGCGTTCTTCGGCCTCTACAAGGAGCTGGTCGAGACCAACACCACGCTGTCCGCGGGAAGCTGCACCCAGGCGGCCGGACAGATCGCGGCGCGGCTCAAGGCGGCGGGCTATGCCGATCGGGACGTCACGCTCTTTTCCGTTCCCGAGCACCCCAAGGAGGGCGGCCTCGTCGCGGTGCTGCCGGGCAGCGACGCCAGGGCCAAGCCGATGCTGCTGCTCGGCCACATCGACGTGGTCGAGGCCAATCGCGCCGACTGGGAGCGCGATCCGTTCAAGCTCGTCGAGGAGAACGGCTATTACTATGGCCGCGGCACCGTCGACGACAAGGCGATGTCGGCGATCTGGGCGGACACGCTGATCCGTTTCAAGCAGGACGGCTTCAGGCCCAAGCGCACGATCAAGCTCGCGCTCACCTGCGGCGAGGAGACGACCTTCGCCTGGAACGGCGCCGAATGGCTCGCCAAGAACAAGCCCGATCTCATTGCCGCCGAATTCGCCTTCAACGAGGGCGGCGGCGGGCGGATCAGCGCCGAGGGCAAGCGCCAGCTGCTGGCGATCCAGGTCGGCGAGAAGGCGGCGCAGAACTATACCTTCACCGCCACCAATCCCGGCGGCCACAGCTCGCAGCCGGTGCCGGACAATGCGATCTACGAGCTGGCCGACGCGGTACTGCGCGTCCGGAACTATGAGTTCCCGATCCGCTTCAACGACACGACGCGCGCTTTCTTCACCAAGTCGCTGCCGACGCTGCCGGCGCCGGTCGCCGACGCGGTGAAGCGCCTGCTCGCCAATCCCGAGGACAAGGAGGCTGATGCCATCGTCAGCCGCGACAAGGCGATGCACTCGACGCTGCGCACGACCTGCGTCGCCACGCTGCTCAATGCGGGCCACGCCGAGAATGCGCTGCCCCAGCGCGCCACCGCCAACGTCAACTGCCGCATCATCCCCGGCGAGACGGTCGACGGCACGCTCGCCAAGCTGCAGGAGCTTGCGGGCAGTGAAGTGAAGGTCACCGCCAACCAGCCGGTGCGGCCGCTCGCGGTGCAGCCGCCGCTCGATCCGAAGATCGTCGGGCCGATCGAGAAGCTCGCGGCCAAGCATTTCCCCGGCGTGCCGCTGCTGCCGCTGATGTCGACCGGGGCGACCGACGGCGTGTTCATCGAGGCGATCGGCATTCCGGTCTATGGCGTGCCCGGCATCTTCGTCGAGCCGAACGGCAGCGGCACGCACGGCCTCAACGAGCGGATCGGGGTCAAGGAGCTCTACGACGGCCGCGATTACCTCTATGAACTGGCGAAGCTTTTCGCCAATTCGCCGAGCTGA
- a CDS encoding DUF899 family protein: MADSEGLAPAPALAERNHLPYPGESDAYRRARIALLAEEIELRRHIERVAVQRRALPQAPVVTKDYRFEGRDGPAMLADLFEGKDTLVTYCWMFGPERERPCPMCTAFLGPLAANAADIRQNVALAVIARSPVERMHAFAEERGWRNLPLYSDPTEQFGRDHHAWHDGADWPSYDVFTRDADGTIRHFWSGELGGTQDPGQDPRGSPEMIPLWNVLDTTPNGRKPDWYAQLEY, encoded by the coding sequence ATGGCCGATTCGGAAGGACTGGCTCCCGCGCCGGCGCTGGCGGAGCGGAATCACTTGCCCTACCCTGGCGAGAGCGACGCCTATCGGCGCGCGCGGATCGCCCTGCTTGCCGAGGAGATCGAGCTGCGCCGGCACATCGAGCGGGTGGCGGTGCAGCGCCGGGCGCTGCCACAGGCGCCGGTGGTGACGAAGGACTACAGGTTCGAGGGGAGGGACGGTCCCGCCATGCTGGCCGACCTGTTCGAGGGCAAGGACACGCTCGTCACCTATTGCTGGATGTTCGGGCCCGAGCGCGAGCGGCCGTGTCCGATGTGCACCGCCTTCCTGGGCCCGCTCGCCGCCAATGCCGCCGACATCCGACAGAACGTCGCGCTCGCGGTGATCGCACGCTCGCCGGTCGAGCGGATGCACGCCTTCGCCGAGGAGCGCGGCTGGCGGAACCTGCCGCTTTATTCGGACCCGACCGAACAATTCGGCCGCGACCATCATGCCTGGCACGACGGGGCGGACTGGCCGTCGTACGACGTGTTCACCAGGGACGCCGACGGCACGATCCGCCATTTCTGGAGCGGAGAGCTCGGCGGGACGCAGGACCCGGGTCAGGATCCGCGCGGGAGCCCCGAGATGATCCCGCTATGGAACGTGCTCGATACCACGCCGAACGGACGGAAGCCCGATTGGTATGCGCAGCTGGAGTATTGA
- a CDS encoding ligase-associated DNA damage response exonuclease, protein MPRLGDWIEPHPTGLYLPAADAWIDPSVPVARALVTHGHADHARGGHDEVWATAETLEIMSVRYGPQNGRTVAYGETLTLGEVGVGFVPAGHVLGSAQIVLDHRGERIVVSGDYKRREDPTCARFEPVACDVFVTEATFALPVFRHPETRDEIDKLLTVLRANPERCVLVGAYALGKAQRVIRELRVMGFDDPIYLHGALQRLCDLYVANGIDLGELRPATGAAKAELMGRIVIAPPGALNDRWSRRLPDPITAMASGWMTVRQRARQRNVELPLILSDHADWDELTATIREVRPREVWVTHGREEALVHWCATNQIKARALELVGYEDEDD, encoded by the coding sequence ATGCCAAGGCTCGGCGACTGGATCGAACCGCACCCAACCGGGCTCTACCTGCCCGCCGCCGACGCCTGGATCGACCCGTCGGTGCCGGTCGCGCGGGCGCTGGTGACGCACGGCCACGCCGATCACGCGCGCGGCGGCCATGACGAGGTGTGGGCGACGGCGGAGACGCTGGAGATCATGTCGGTCCGCTATGGCCCGCAGAACGGCCGCACGGTCGCCTATGGCGAGACGCTGACGCTGGGCGAGGTCGGCGTCGGCTTCGTCCCCGCCGGCCATGTGTTGGGATCTGCGCAGATCGTGCTCGATCATCGCGGCGAGCGGATCGTCGTCTCGGGCGACTACAAGCGCCGCGAGGACCCGACCTGCGCGCGCTTCGAGCCGGTCGCCTGCGACGTATTCGTGACCGAGGCGACCTTCGCCCTTCCCGTCTTCCGCCATCCCGAGACGCGCGACGAGATCGACAAGCTGCTGACGGTGCTGCGCGCCAATCCGGAGCGGTGCGTGCTGGTCGGCGCCTATGCGCTCGGCAAGGCGCAGCGGGTGATCCGCGAGCTCAGGGTGATGGGGTTCGACGATCCGATCTACCTCCATGGCGCGCTGCAGCGCCTGTGCGACCTCTATGTCGCCAACGGCATCGACCTCGGCGAACTGCGGCCGGCGACCGGCGCGGCGAAGGCCGAGCTGATGGGCCGGATCGTGATCGCACCGCCGGGAGCGCTCAACGACCGCTGGTCGCGGCGCCTGCCCGATCCAATCACCGCGATGGCTTCCGGCTGGATGACCGTCCGCCAGCGCGCCCGCCAGCGCAACGTGGAGCTGCCGCTGATCCTTTCCGACCATGCCGACTGGGACGAGCTCACCGCGACGATCCGCGAAGTGCGGCCGCGCGAGGTGTGGGTGACGCATGGGCGCGAGGAGGCGCTGGTCCACTGGTGCGCGACCAACCAGATCAAGGCCCGCGCGCTCGAGCTGGTCGGCTATGAGGACGAGGATGATTAG